A single bacterium DNA region contains:
- a CDS encoding MerR family transcriptional regulator — protein MCLQIPDKLFFSISEVSALTGVKAYVLRYWESEFDLLKPAKNGAGQRKYQKKDIELVCRINELLHRDLYTIAGAKKRLAEEQTGQTREASSDLSWVRKELTEMLEILENN, from the coding sequence ATGTGTCTTCAGATTCCTGATAAATTGTTTTTTTCTATCAGCGAGGTTAGCGCCTTAACAGGCGTCAAGGCCTATGTGCTCCGTTACTGGGAGTCAGAATTTGATTTATTAAAGCCGGCAAAAAATGGGGCTGGACAGAGAAAATATCAGAAAAAGGATATTGAGCTTGTCTGTCGAATAAACGAACTCCTGCACCGTGATCTATATACTATTGCCGGCGCCAAAAAGCGATTAGCTGAAGAACAAACGGGTCAAACCAGGGAAGCCAGCTCAGACTTGTCGTGGGTGAGGAAAGAGTTGACAGAGATGCTGGAGATATTAGAAAATAATTAG
- a CDS encoding HU family DNA-binding protein, producing MTKADLVNKVAEIGLTKRQAGDAVEAVVDAIKDALAAGEKVQLIGFGSFEVRNRAARQGRNPQTGETISIASKKVPVFKPGGALREAVN from the coding sequence GTGACCAAAGCAGACCTGGTAAACAAGGTAGCTGAGATAGGGTTAACTAAAAGGCAGGCAGGCGACGCGGTGGAGGCGGTTGTTGATGCCATAAAAGACGCCTTAGCTGCGGGTGAGAAGGTTCAGTTGATTGGTTTTGGCAGCTTTGAAGTTCGCAACCGCGCCGCTCGCCAGGGAAGAAACCCCCAAACCGGCGAGACTATCAGCATTGCGTCCAAGAAGGTGCCAGTATTTAAACCAGGAGGAGCCCTTCGTGAGGCAGTAAACTAA